The following proteins are encoded in a genomic region of Pseudanabaena galeata CCNP1313:
- a CDS encoding N-6 DNA methylase codes for MTIQALFNEALDITQRIWMDLYQIEPMRNIPMPEIDAKGIVKIDALWTDGGLRPNANILAFFVQPVSNENDLDRWRRRLEEWPVRGGLLVGSDHLHLVTPSDSSKRLDEKILDLNAWRETLVSPKPHLFTPKALSQFRQGQLSFSDLEETISERSFTFLLRQQERIDKAFQKAIEEALKKVKSSQGLGSSRNEIQGHVIRVAIAYLAARILQDKGFFGSAELSQTNDPLDLLNLMVTRTNGFFKRALESAQFTNEVIRQQLALYMGQSVSFALTNHRDVGSLYEKAIIELPDDLNGNNWGDLNRHYTPIKVAEKMLELLPLERIRPEERFIFDPAAGSGSLLLAATARLAQMSDIPTDEQSRRDYLANHVIGNDLDRDVNLITQLRYFLARESTGISDFLPSPKFYGEDYESLSKENIIQKIGNKPRILIANPPFEIRGDKQLAFEFIKQSINWLDDGSQFSFILPSSFIPGKKYGISDIRKTLSSKCNLFEIWQLPVGTIGVSARQDTCVVSGSVGEPKKYYSISRKVISSAEIPEILDGGYLGTSWISTINPNGDWNEVTEPKINLSIPTIQLSSLFFIFTGVLHRKGHPPVEYPPSDRPYKPTWRMRWGKEGSFWADPERVDPLMQWVIYDSIDLESKRERCESLFAKSKILVGRIANISSKNNKPLPVQLDTTGLCPNNSIWCILPIQEANMTNKEYKPEEPPTNWGDLSFEEQRLWLLGILSSDLAVKLSMIGRGTINLTEDILLQFPLPLLVDRQIIDITSQMVKRDQNRETIPNRDPLREQLNGLVKKSYGNPTWIERQRTGKSPELKAWKLEQEIKKTKQEIKKTKTAIGQVLEISEDKSQVLMYISRLMDDDNTEGEWIPLPQELPAWALDGTAFEVQLSHDVKTFAQLRERPWALRKFCHTPRPYLTDDELDEFLRIPDLEVLS; via the coding sequence ATGACTATCCAAGCGCTGTTTAATGAAGCTTTAGATATAACTCAACGTATTTGGATGGATCTTTATCAGATCGAACCAATGCGGAATATTCCTATGCCAGAAATTGATGCTAAAGGAATAGTAAAAATTGATGCTTTATGGACAGATGGTGGTTTACGTCCTAATGCTAATATTCTTGCTTTCTTTGTTCAGCCTGTCTCTAATGAAAATGATCTAGATCGATGGAGACGCAGACTGGAAGAATGGCCAGTTCGGGGAGGTTTACTGGTTGGTTCCGATCATCTACATCTTGTAACACCTTCTGATTCTTCTAAAAGGTTAGATGAAAAAATTTTAGATCTTAATGCTTGGCGCGAAACTCTGGTTTCGCCTAAGCCTCATCTTTTTACGCCAAAAGCTCTTTCACAGTTTCGTCAAGGGCAGTTATCATTTTCAGATTTAGAAGAAACTATTTCTGAAAGGAGTTTTACATTCTTGTTACGTCAACAGGAACGGATTGATAAAGCATTCCAAAAAGCTATTGAAGAAGCATTAAAAAAAGTTAAGTCTTCTCAAGGTCTAGGCTCATCAAGGAATGAGATTCAAGGTCACGTTATTCGAGTAGCGATCGCTTATTTAGCAGCAAGAATTTTACAGGACAAAGGTTTTTTCGGATCTGCTGAATTATCTCAAACAAACGATCCCTTAGATTTACTTAATCTTATGGTGACTCGTACCAATGGCTTTTTTAAGCGAGCTTTAGAGTCTGCTCAATTTACTAACGAAGTAATTCGACAACAACTTGCTCTGTATATGGGGCAATCTGTTAGTTTTGCTTTAACTAATCATCGTGATGTGGGCAGTTTATACGAAAAAGCAATTATAGAATTACCTGACGACTTAAACGGAAATAATTGGGGTGATTTGAATCGGCATTATACGCCGATCAAAGTCGCCGAAAAAATGCTTGAGTTATTGCCATTAGAACGTATTCGTCCAGAAGAACGTTTTATTTTCGATCCTGCGGCTGGTTCGGGAAGTTTGCTTTTAGCAGCTACTGCTCGGCTTGCTCAAATGTCTGACATTCCTACTGATGAACAATCACGAAGGGATTATTTGGCTAATCATGTTATCGGTAACGATTTAGATAGAGATGTCAATTTAATCACTCAACTTCGCTATTTTCTAGCTAGGGAATCTACTGGTATTTCTGATTTTCTACCATCTCCAAAGTTTTATGGTGAAGATTACGAATCATTAAGTAAGGAGAATATTATACAAAAAATTGGCAATAAGCCTCGTATTCTGATTGCTAATCCTCCTTTTGAGATAAGAGGAGACAAGCAATTAGCCTTTGAGTTTATCAAACAATCTATCAATTGGCTAGATGATGGTTCTCAATTTTCATTCATTTTACCAAGCTCTTTTATCCCAGGTAAAAAATATGGTATATCAGATATTCGTAAGACTTTATCTAGTAAATGTAACCTATTTGAGATTTGGCAACTACCTGTTGGAACTATTGGAGTTAGTGCTAGACAAGACACTTGCGTAGTCTCTGGTTCTGTGGGTGAGCCTAAAAAATATTATTCTATTTCAAGAAAAGTTATTTCTAGCGCTGAAATTCCTGAGATCCTTGATGGTGGATACTTAGGAACTTCATGGATTTCAACAATCAATCCTAATGGGGATTGGAATGAGGTTACAGAGCCTAAAATCAATCTATCTATTCCAACTATCCAATTATCATCCCTATTCTTTATTTTTACTGGTGTTTTACATCGTAAGGGACATCCTCCTGTTGAATATCCGCCAAGTGACAGACCATATAAACCAACATGGCGGATGAGATGGGGCAAAGAAGGTTCTTTTTGGGCTGATCCAGAAAGGGTTGATCCTTTGATGCAATGGGTCATATATGACTCAATTGATCTGGAAAGCAAAAGAGAACGGTGTGAAAGCCTATTTGCCAAATCTAAAATCCTTGTAGGTCGCATAGCAAATATTTCATCTAAAAACAATAAACCTCTCCCTGTCCAGCTTGATACCACAGGACTTTGCCCTAACAATAGTATTTGGTGCATCTTGCCTATTCAAGAAGCTAACATGACGAACAAGGAATATAAACCAGAAGAACCGCCTACAAATTGGGGGGACTTAAGCTTTGAAGAACAAAGATTATGGTTGCTTGGGATTCTTTCATCAGATTTAGCAGTAAAACTATCAATGATTGGTCGTGGAACTATTAATTTAACAGAAGATATTCTCCTTCAATTTCCACTTCCTCTATTAGTTGATCGGCAGATTATTGATATTACGAGTCAAATGGTTAAGCGAGATCAAAATCGTGAAACTATTCCCAATCGCGATCCTCTAAGAGAACAATTGAATGGTCTAGTAAAGAAATCCTATGGAAATCCCACTTGGATTGAACGCCAGCGTACAGGTAAATCCCCAGAATTAAAAGCTTGGAAGTTAGAACAAGAAATCAAAAAGACAAAACAAGAAATCAAAAAGACAAAAACTGCTATTGGTCAAGTCTTAGAAATTTCTGAGGACAAGAGCCAAGTTCTTATGTATATCAGTAGACTCATGGATGATGATAATACTGAAGGCGAATGGATTCCTTTACCTCAAGAGTTACCAGCGTGGGCATTGGACGGTACTGCCTTTGAGGTGCAGTTAAGTCATGATGTGAAAACATTTGCACAACTTAGAGAACGTCCTTGGGCTTTAAGAAAGTTTTGCCATACTCCACGTCCTTATCTCACTGATGACGAGTTAGATGAGTTTTTAAGGATTCCTGATTTGGAGGTTTTATCGTGA
- a CDS encoding ATP-binding protein — protein sequence MTYSFQKATKENIKLRMALYGPPGCGKTYTALQLASCLGKRIGLIDTEHGSSRKYGNLFNFDVLELSKFGPSQYYNAIESAEESGFDYLIIDSLSHAWYAELDSVGSDVRNWAKIRPIERQLWDKIISSSCHIIATMRSKIEYEYGATEIAGKQKMTSVRKIGTAPIQKEGSEYELDICGLLDDQNTLMISKSRCPEISSGIYPKPGKKFAEIVQNWLNDTSSPSQAATVAPRDIVIPNVVPVLYAVQEQPAYAIAAVASNDNVAPIASTNGHVAAIASTNGHIAAIASTNGHVATVIEAHIPSPNVQPSAQPAISRQDNPAKAAFKALLAVTQQPTGKVIEASIDLYGADATGQKPKFNSENMTALQIKEVCEALMREWLGVKGYAVELAQNLIDISSSRHPGQYSLIASDINTQLEF from the coding sequence ATGACTTACTCATTTCAGAAAGCGACCAAAGAAAACATCAAACTACGGATGGCTCTATATGGTCCACCAGGATGCGGCAAAACCTACACAGCCCTACAACTAGCATCATGCTTGGGCAAAAGAATTGGATTGATTGACACCGAACATGGTTCAAGCCGCAAGTATGGCAACTTGTTTAACTTCGATGTACTCGAACTAAGCAAATTTGGACCAAGCCAATATTACAACGCGATTGAAAGTGCCGAAGAATCAGGATTTGATTACCTGATTATCGACTCCCTATCCCACGCATGGTACGCGGAACTAGACTCAGTTGGCAGCGATGTCCGCAACTGGGCAAAAATCCGCCCCATAGAACGCCAACTATGGGACAAAATCATCAGTTCAAGCTGCCACATCATCGCCACAATGCGTTCAAAAATCGAATATGAATATGGAGCTACCGAAATTGCAGGCAAACAGAAAATGACCAGTGTTCGCAAGATCGGCACAGCCCCAATTCAAAAGGAAGGCAGTGAATACGAACTAGACATCTGTGGATTATTGGACGACCAGAATACCCTAATGATCTCTAAAAGTAGATGTCCTGAAATCAGCAGTGGCATCTATCCCAAGCCAGGCAAGAAATTTGCAGAGATTGTTCAGAATTGGTTGAATGACACATCATCCCCTAGCCAAGCTGCGACGGTTGCCCCAAGGGATATAGTCATACCTAATGTTGTACCAGTACTATATGCAGTACAGGAGCAACCTGCCTATGCGATCGCCGCAGTTGCCAGCAACGACAATGTTGCCCCAATTGCTAGTACCAACGGTCACGTCGCCGCGATCGCTAGTACCAACGGTCATATCGCCGCGATCGCCAGTACTAATGGTCATGTCGCCACAGTCATTGAGGCTCATATTCCTAGTCCTAATGTTCAACCATCCGCTCAACCCGCGATCAGCAGACAAGATAACCCAGCCAAAGCAGCATTTAAAGCACTTTTAGCTGTGACCCAACAACCAACGGGCAAAGTGATTGAAGCAAGCATCGACTTGTATGGAGCCGATGCCACTGGACAAAAGCCCAAATTTAACAGTGAAAACATGACCGCATTGCAAATTAAGGAAGTGTGCGAAGCCTTAATGCGTGAATGGCTGGGCGTAAAAGGATATGCAGTTGAACTTGCTCAAAACTTGATCGACATCTCATCGTCTAGACACCCAGGACAATATTCCCTGATTGCCAGTGATATTAACACTCAGCTTGAATTCTAG
- a CDS encoding tyrosine-type recombinase/integrase has product MSLTLATVTTQFLERPGLSIATQKSYELTLIPLLQKYGRYPIEILGRAVIEEYLNGLNHLAYTTHHRHQSIVQALLNFAVEQGYIRVNPIAHLRRRKPDFSKGEHASDCVIRYLSTTQLQQMYEAITPDCRLNAVVRLLHRSGARIAELLALNLEDLDLQGQRFQVVGKGNKTRWCFYSEDAALLLEKYLKYYRHQGHPALWTAQHRLSKKVVRLSYPNIHQRWRDLTDPFPLIAGIRLHDLRHTFATERVGLIGIEELRALMGHQNIQTTLRYQKVTSEQAELAAQTALNKLLKFDDEFRAF; this is encoded by the coding sequence ATGTCGCTGACTTTAGCAACAGTTACTACTCAATTTTTAGAGCGTCCTGGACTGAGTATCGCCACCCAAAAGTCTTACGAACTGACACTGATTCCGCTACTACAAAAGTATGGACGATATCCAATTGAGATTCTGGGTCGTGCAGTAATAGAAGAGTATCTCAACGGCTTGAACCATCTAGCCTATACAACTCACCACCGACATCAATCCATCGTTCAAGCCCTCCTAAACTTTGCTGTCGAACAAGGATATATCAGAGTCAATCCAATTGCTCATTTACGACGGCGTAAGCCAGATTTTAGTAAAGGCGAACATGCCTCAGATTGCGTCATCCGCTATCTGAGTACCACCCAACTCCAGCAAATGTATGAGGCGATTACACCCGATTGTCGCCTGAATGCTGTAGTTCGACTTTTACACCGCAGTGGAGCAAGAATTGCCGAACTCTTAGCTTTAAATCTAGAAGATCTAGATCTGCAAGGGCAGAGGTTTCAGGTCGTTGGGAAAGGCAATAAGACCCGCTGGTGCTTCTACAGTGAGGATGCAGCACTATTGCTAGAGAAATACCTCAAATACTACCGACACCAAGGGCATCCAGCTCTGTGGACAGCTCAACACCGACTCAGTAAGAAAGTGGTGCGATTGAGTTATCCAAATATTCATCAGCGATGGCGAGACTTGACAGATCCTTTCCCCTTAATAGCAGGTATTCGCCTTCACGATCTGCGGCATACTTTTGCGACAGAAAGAGTCGGATTAATCGGGATTGAAGAACTAAGAGCATTGATGGGACACCAAAATATTCAGACCACTTTGCGATATCAAAAAGTTACTTCCGAGCAGGCTGAACTTGCTGCTCAAACAGCTTTAAATAAGTTACTAAAATTTGATGATGAATTTCGAGCGTTCTGA
- a CDS encoding IS1380 family transposase yields the protein MTECNQEAKIEFYKKKRLEVKFSGEQLSSEGGILLVRQAEEKVKIIEEMAERIEDKRDQNKIRHSMEQLIQQRVLQIAGGYEDAIDSNQLRKDPILKIACNRLPIDEEEELLASQSTMTRLENRIAKSENKAMRRLFIEKYIEQHKTPPKQIVLDIDGWDAPTHGEQQMSFFHGYYDHHIYYPVLINEAKSGYPLVLQLRAGNSHAGKGVAPILRWLFWRLKREWAGVEIILRGDGGFSLPEIIKVCERSGVGYVCGFSSNAVLKRKVANLLERARLQYCQTREKARLFDDVYYQSSSWSEPRRLVMKAEWLEKGANPRFLITNLALPPQELYDKFYVYRGADSEHRIKELKLGIKAGRLSCHSFTANQFRLLLAQAAYILMLTIRQAAAATTLAKAQVIRLRDSLLKCAAHVKVSVRRVLVELPNFFPFAKEFCLISQRLSEPNFCIFD from the coding sequence ATGACAGAGTGTAATCAAGAAGCAAAGATCGAATTTTATAAAAAAAAGCGACTAGAAGTAAAGTTTAGTGGCGAACAATTGAGTAGTGAAGGTGGAATACTGCTGGTGAGACAAGCAGAAGAGAAAGTTAAAATTATCGAAGAGATGGCAGAGAGAATCGAGGATAAGCGAGACCAGAATAAAATCAGACACAGCATGGAACAGTTAATCCAGCAAAGGGTATTGCAAATAGCCGGTGGCTATGAAGATGCCATCGATAGCAATCAGCTGAGAAAAGACCCAATTTTAAAAATTGCCTGCAATCGGTTGCCAATAGATGAAGAAGAGGAACTACTGGCAAGTCAGTCAACCATGACGCGGTTAGAGAATCGGATTGCGAAATCAGAGAACAAAGCCATGAGGCGGTTATTTATCGAGAAATATATCGAACAGCACAAGACCCCTCCCAAACAAATCGTACTAGACATAGATGGGTGGGATGCGCCAACGCACGGAGAGCAACAGATGAGCTTTTTTCATGGATACTATGATCATCATATCTACTATCCCGTATTGATCAATGAAGCAAAAAGTGGATATCCTCTAGTATTGCAACTGAGAGCAGGGAATAGTCATGCAGGGAAAGGAGTCGCACCAATATTACGTTGGCTATTCTGGCGATTAAAACGGGAATGGGCAGGAGTCGAAATCATTTTGCGGGGTGATGGAGGATTCTCCTTACCCGAAATCATCAAAGTCTGCGAGCGTTCGGGTGTTGGCTATGTTTGTGGATTTTCTAGTAATGCTGTTTTAAAGCGCAAGGTAGCTAATTTGCTGGAACGCGCAAGATTGCAATATTGTCAGACGAGAGAAAAAGCGCGGTTGTTTGATGATGTTTACTACCAATCTAGTTCATGGTCAGAACCACGACGCTTAGTAATGAAAGCGGAATGGCTAGAAAAAGGCGCTAATCCACGTTTTCTGATTACCAATTTGGCGTTACCACCCCAAGAACTTTACGATAAATTTTATGTCTATAGAGGGGCGGATTCTGAGCATCGTATCAAGGAATTGAAATTGGGTATCAAGGCAGGTCGCCTCAGTTGTCATAGTTTTACGGCTAACCAGTTTCGGCTGCTTCTGGCTCAGGCTGCCTATATTCTCATGTTAACGATTCGACAAGCGGCGGCGGCAACGACATTAGCCAAAGCTCAAGTAATTCGCTTACGCGATTCTTTGCTCAAATGTGCGGCTCATGTCAAAGTGTCGGTTAGGCGGGTGCTGGTAGAATTGCCAAATTTCTTTCCCTTTGCTAAAGAATTCTGTCTGATTTCTCAGCGTTTATCCGAGCCTAACTTCTGTATTTTTGATTAG
- a CDS encoding helix-turn-helix domain-containing protein, protein MQLLDSLLAPKADESLGQYLRRLRLHRGLSQADVVELAGIHLQSLGKIERGRTLKLNHKTCSGLAYALNVPKEYLESVGRGVAVDVPSALKFCPSCWTVGMAPESMWLDLRAKFCFLCGMELRHRCVGCQEPITSLKHRFCPFCGTSYQSSSSLKV, encoded by the coding sequence ATGCAGCTTCTTGATTCTTTACTTGCGCCTAAAGCTGATGAATCACTCGGTCAATATCTTCGACGGCTCAGACTACACAGAGGTTTGAGTCAAGCCGATGTGGTCGAACTTGCGGGTATTCATTTGCAAAGCTTGGGTAAAATCGAACGAGGGAGAACGCTTAAACTCAATCACAAAACTTGTAGTGGGTTGGCTTATGCTCTTAATGTTCCGAAAGAGTATCTCGAATCGGTTGGCAGAGGTGTTGCCGTGGATGTCCCATCTGCGCTCAAGTTTTGTCCGAGTTGCTGGACTGTAGGAATGGCTCCTGAGTCGATGTGGCTGGATTTAAGAGCGAAGTTTTGTTTTCTCTGCGGGATGGAGTTACGTCATCGCTGTGTTGGCTGTCAGGAGCCGATTACTTCCCTGAAGCATCGTTTCTGCCCTTTTTGTGGGACATCTTATCAATCTTCTTCATCTTTAAAAGTTTGA
- a CDS encoding vWA domain-containing protein, protein MQSQLVYTVPKWTEICARDFKEGSERLCEVISEGETKIYNFDAFTDETYHRLYDRQPNRLTDNDIKPENKIWIAIHQQMTELEAFQQFSNRLNGDEFLAGIGTTAICKAIAEMLPEPDRRLEDPELIRKQIRGIFEMLAGQPPTSELMQMVQGLKQKGIATRKACEDYADSITETKIGAALIIGIARAEADLEIMEESLAALGGGGDRTTEEKLKVADKLQLAQRLQAAPKLQAIAQLAGKKIAIAAKMQRSKVIEGRTEMIGVTTGNDLTRLLPCELVKLTIPALFPVFAQGFIERSLLQRELISREPLAKGPIVICLDSSGSMAGSAEIWSKAVALALLSIAVMQKRHCRILHFTGRVERIDDFAGTAPDPNRVLDCIEKFYNGNDTSFTAALTGALESIKQHEKSRKADVVHDKGNENKKKSLKAIRIRLFRIIIDVFSHDRV, encoded by the coding sequence ATGCAATCTCAATTAGTATATACAGTCCCGAAATGGACAGAGATTTGTGCGCGAGATTTCAAAGAAGGCTCAGAGCGACTATGTGAAGTAATCAGCGAAGGTGAGACAAAAATCTATAACTTCGACGCATTCACCGATGAAACCTATCACCGCCTCTACGATCGCCAGCCGAACCGACTTACAGACAATGACATCAAGCCAGAAAACAAAATCTGGATTGCCATTCACCAACAAATGACCGAGCTAGAAGCTTTTCAGCAATTTAGCAACCGACTAAATGGCGATGAATTTCTTGCAGGAATCGGTACAACCGCAATCTGCAAAGCGATCGCTGAGATGTTACCAGAGCCAGATCGACGATTAGAAGACCCTGAGCTAATCAGAAAACAAATTAGGGGCATCTTTGAAATGCTAGCAGGGCAACCGCCCACCTCTGAACTCATGCAAATGGTGCAAGGATTGAAGCAAAAAGGTATCGCAACCCGAAAAGCCTGTGAAGACTATGCTGACTCAATTACCGAGACAAAAATAGGAGCCGCCTTAATCATTGGCATCGCGAGAGCCGAAGCTGATCTAGAAATTATGGAAGAAAGCCTCGCTGCTCTTGGTGGTGGCGGCGATCGCACTACCGAGGAAAAACTAAAAGTTGCGGACAAACTGCAACTAGCGCAAAGATTGCAAGCAGCACCGAAATTACAAGCGATCGCCCAACTTGCAGGCAAGAAAATCGCGATCGCTGCCAAAATGCAGCGCTCCAAAGTGATTGAAGGGCGAACAGAAATGATTGGTGTAACTACTGGCAATGACTTAACAAGGTTATTACCCTGTGAACTAGTCAAGCTCACAATTCCCGCCCTATTTCCAGTATTTGCCCAAGGTTTCATCGAACGCTCACTACTGCAACGCGAACTAATTAGCCGCGAACCACTAGCCAAAGGACCGATTGTCATCTGTCTGGACTCTAGTGGCTCAATGGCAGGAAGCGCCGAGATTTGGAGTAAAGCCGTAGCCCTAGCGTTACTGAGTATCGCCGTAATGCAAAAGCGTCATTGCCGTATTTTGCACTTCACGGGAAGAGTTGAACGGATTGATGATTTTGCAGGAACCGCACCAGATCCCAACCGCGTACTTGACTGTATCGAAAAATTCTATAACGGTAATGATACGAGTTTTACCGCCGCCTTGACAGGAGCATTAGAGTCCATTAAACAGCATGAAAAATCTCGAAAAGCCGATGTCGTGCATGACAAGGGGAACGAGAACAAGAAAAAGAGCCTAAAAGCTATTAGAATTAGGCTCTTCAGAATAATAATAGATGTATTTTCTCATGACAGAGTGTAA
- a CDS encoding ComEC/Rec2 family competence protein produces the protein MTCQITFLPVGNADSIVIQTENSTIIVDLGKLDILEDWLRKYEISRIDRIYITHDHRDHFPSLIKLVEFLDTWLGDVNIVKKIHFPCKALEVAWKKVKSDRVKNKILENALVRIAEWSKKRVVIHSPIFRDEEPYSEGLLKIAALHPSEEFASRHFASSASKLNEVSTVLQVTYGEFSAQLLADIEGAGLAELLSFLKTNSESDDFTAHVVKIPHHGAYPKNGDELKELLALIDAELAVLSVGSKNTYGHVEPELFKSLIGLKDNKDKRLWKFICTEVTRTCVYSASDRSTMEKSGLSSSEADKCAGEITIVAETSGTWKLKTEIDPHKTQVASFKCAACEGRGDFG, from the coding sequence GTGACTTGTCAAATCACTTTTCTGCCTGTTGGTAATGCAGATAGTATTGTAATCCAAACTGAGAACTCAACAATAATCGTTGACCTTGGCAAACTAGATATATTAGAAGATTGGCTGCGAAAATACGAAATATCTAGGATAGATAGAATTTACATTACTCATGATCATCGAGATCATTTCCCATCACTGATTAAATTGGTAGAGTTTCTCGATACTTGGCTTGGTGATGTAAATATCGTAAAGAAGATACATTTTCCTTGTAAAGCCCTTGAAGTTGCTTGGAAGAAAGTTAAATCTGATAGAGTGAAGAATAAGATTCTTGAGAATGCATTAGTTCGTATTGCAGAATGGAGTAAAAAAAGAGTTGTAATACATTCTCCAATTTTTCGTGATGAAGAACCGTACTCCGAAGGATTGCTAAAAATAGCGGCTTTGCATCCAAGTGAAGAATTTGCTAGTAGACACTTTGCTTCAAGTGCAAGCAAATTAAACGAAGTTTCTACCGTCTTACAAGTTACCTATGGCGAATTTTCTGCACAACTTCTTGCCGATATTGAAGGGGCAGGACTTGCGGAATTACTCAGCTTTTTAAAGACAAACTCAGAAAGTGACGATTTTACAGCGCACGTTGTCAAAATACCTCATCATGGAGCCTACCCTAAAAATGGTGATGAATTGAAAGAGTTGTTGGCTTTGATTGATGCAGAGCTAGCTGTTTTGTCTGTAGGTAGTAAGAATACTTATGGTCATGTGGAACCTGAGCTTTTTAAGTCTTTAATTGGTTTGAAGGACAACAAAGATAAGCGTCTTTGGAAATTCATCTGCACAGAAGTTACACGCACTTGTGTATATTCAGCAAGCGATCGATCAACAATGGAAAAATCAGGATTGTCCTCATCTGAAGCCGACAAATGTGCAGGAGAAATCACGATTGTTGCGGAGACATCAGGTACATGGAAATTGAAAACGGAGATTGATCCTCACAAAACTCAAGTGGCAAGTTTCAAATGTGCAGCCTGTGAGGGACGTGGTGATTTTGGATAA
- a CDS encoding MerR family transcriptional regulator, giving the protein MTNGFTRQEAIDLTGIDSGRLSYLDRTKLVVPLKFGNPKHPKVVYSWQQVLEIKTIERLRENLTLQEIRKVLVFLKEHDYEPSFFAHKLVLVNSQLYLVEDLRHFGLTVLEASGVNKGQVVIHEVGAIGDIITELFREAEKHHVLDFEKRAGLALAS; this is encoded by the coding sequence ATGACAAATGGTTTTACAAGGCAAGAAGCTATTGACCTAACAGGGATTGACTCTGGTAGGCTCAGTTACCTTGACCGTACCAAGCTAGTTGTGCCTTTGAAGTTTGGTAATCCCAAACATCCAAAAGTCGTTTATAGCTGGCAACAAGTGCTTGAGATCAAAACTATTGAGAGACTCAGAGAAAATCTGACACTTCAGGAGATTCGCAAAGTACTTGTTTTTCTAAAAGAACATGATTATGAGCCTTCCTTTTTTGCACACAAACTTGTCTTAGTAAATTCACAATTGTATTTAGTTGAAGATCTGAGACATTTTGGTTTGACTGTATTGGAAGCTTCAGGAGTGAATAAAGGGCAAGTTGTGATTCATGAAGTTGGTGCGATCGGCGACATTATTACTGAATTATTCAGGGAGGCTGAAAAGCATCATGTACTTGATTTTGAGAAACGTGCAGGGCTTGCATTAGCAAGTTGA
- a CDS encoding single-stranded DNA-binding protein produces MCNSTNSVVLSGYIGNVSAVRQTRTSGKDVLDFSLAVQPKPRRDKDGNWINQEPLWVKVVCWNGTAQYAEERAQSGRFVEVVGVLSQPEEYQSKKDKKHHARTVISAQSLNFIDVERKIADAADEEYEPTAAYDDDF; encoded by the coding sequence ATGTGTAATTCAACAAATTCCGTAGTTCTCTCTGGCTATATTGGTAACGTCTCCGCAGTACGTCAAACTAGAACTAGCGGTAAGGATGTATTGGACTTTAGCCTTGCTGTACAACCCAAACCTCGCAGAGATAAAGATGGTAATTGGATCAACCAAGAGCCACTTTGGGTGAAAGTCGTATGCTGGAATGGTACAGCCCAGTATGCCGAAGAACGTGCTCAGTCAGGACGTTTTGTGGAAGTAGTGGGAGTACTATCCCAACCAGAAGAATATCAATCCAAGAAAGATAAGAAGCATCATGCACGTACTGTCATCAGCGCCCAATCTCTTAACTTTATTGATGTTGAGCGAAAGATTGCCGATGCTGCTGATGAAGAATATGAGCCAACTGCTGCATACGATGATGATTTTTAG